Genomic DNA from Vibrio tubiashii ATCC 19109:
TGAGTGCTCTAATTTTCATAGTGGACATCCGTTGTCAGCATGTAGCCTTTGTTGCGAACTGTTAAGATCAAAGAGCGATCTTTATCTTCGAGATGGTGTCGTAGACGACTGATTTGAACATCAATTCCTCGTTCAAACGGGTCGGCGTCTCTGCCCCATATTTCGCGGGCGATATCGTCGCGAGACAAAATAGCTTGAGCATTGTTTATAAATAGTCCAAGCAAGGAGAGATCTGCGCCACTGAGTTGTTTGACATGCTTGTTATCTAGGTGAGTGAGCTGACGAGTGACCGTATCGAGTTGCCATTCATTGAATATAACTTTACGGGTAAGTTTCGCCTCAGCGGTGTGTTGGCTGCGTCTTAGAATGGTCTTAATTCGTGCTAACAGTTCACGAGGGCTGAATGATTTGGTGATGTAGTCATCCGCGCCCATTTCGAGTCCAGCTACTCGATCGGCTTCCTCGGTTACCGCAGTGAGCATGATGATCGGAATTTGCGAGTCACGACGAAGTTTTTGGCACAAGGTAAAGCCATCTTCACCGGGCATCATGATGTCGAGGATGATCAAATCGGGTTGATTGGATTGCAGTAAGTGCCACATCGCTTGACCATTCTCTGCGCCAATAACGTCGAAGCCTGCCCGGCCAAGGTAATCAGATAGGGCTTCTCTTAGCTCTAAGTTATCATCTACCACCAGTATCTGTTTGTTTTCCATTGTCATGCATCCTAGCTTGTGCGCACAAATATGATGCATTTTTGCTTACTCTTTCTCAATCGAGGACGAGGCAATTTTCAGATTTTGAAGCAACACTTTTGTAAGTCATCACTTACAAACTGGCAGTGTTTTGTAACCTTCAACATTTCTAGACTGGATAAAATTTCCCTGACTTTACGTGAAACACAAAACCCGAGGATTCCTCGGATACTAAATGACTGACATAAGTCAGGAGGGAACCATGTTTGGAAGTTTATTTGGACAACTACAAAAAATAGGGCGGTCATTGATGCTGCCAGTGGCCGTGTTACCTGTCGCGGGCCTTATGCTCGGGATAGGTAATGCCGGATTTGCCTTTATCCCAGAATCCTTAAGTAAGATTATGCTGGCGGCGGGTGATGGCGTATTTGGCAATATGCAGCTGATGTTTGCGGTCGGCGTTGCGCTTGGACTATCTAAAGGTAACGATGGCGCTGCGGCACTCGCTGGTTTAGTCGGTTTGATTATTATGAACGCCTCGCTCGGTATCGTTACTGGGCTTAGAGGTTTTGAAACGGATGCGACCATTATGGGCGTTAGCACCTTGCAAACAGGGGTGTTTGGCGGCGTGATTATTGGTGCCGTCGCAGCTCTAATGTACAACCGTTTCTACAATATTCGTTTACCCGAGTATCTCGGCTTTTTTGCCGGAAAACGTTTTGTGCCGATTGTTACTGGTTTAAGTGCCATTGTCGTTGGTGCATTTTTGGCGTTTGCTTGGCCACCAGTAGGGCAAATGTTAGATGCATTCTCCCATTGGGCGGCTTATCAGAATCCAGTTTTGGCTTGGGCTGTTTATGGAGCGGGTGAGCGCTCACTACTTCCAGTTGGCTTGCACCACATATGGAACGCGCCTTTCTTCTTTGAAGTCGGTAGCTACATTGATCCTGAGACAGGTAAAGAGATCACTGGTGAGTTAACTCGCTTCTTTGCTGGAGATAAAACAGCAGGGTACCTCTCTGGTGGCTTTATGTATTCAATGTGGGCATTACCCGCAGCGGCTTTAGCTATCTACAACTGTGCAACCCCAGAGCGTAAGAAAATCGTCGGTGGTTTAATGATGTCAGCGGCGCTAACCTCGTGGCTAACAGGTATTACAGAACCTATCGAATTCACTTTCTTATTTGTTGCACCAGTGCTGTACATTATTCACATCTTTTTGACTGGTATCGCCTTTGCTATTACTGCGTTCTTGGAGATCAAGCACAGTACTGACTTTGCCCACGGAGCGATTCAGTTCTTCTTGTACTACCCAATGTCGACTAACGCGTGGATGTTTATCATCATAGGTCCAATATGGGCATGCCTATACTATGGTCTGTTCCGCTTCTTAATCGTAAAACTGGATCTTAAAACGCCAGGTCGTGAGACTGAAATTGCGGAAGTTAAAATCGCGGGTCAGCCAGATGAGATTGCGGTTGATGTGATTGCCGCTCTCGGTGGTAAAGCGAATATCAAGTCTGTTGATGCGTGTATAACCCGCTTGAGAGTATCAGTAAAAGATATTGCCAATGTCGATATAGAAAAACTCAAGCAGCTCGGTGCCCATGATGTGCTAGTGATAGGTGACAGCCTGCAAGCTATCTTTGGTACTCAGTCAGATACAATTAAATCTGAAATTCACGGAGTGCTCGCTACCTCCTGATCTTACCTTTCCCCCTAAATCACCTGATTGGTAAGATTTTGCCAACCTCAAACGAGGTTGGCTTTTTCGTTTTACACTGATTTACTTCCCATCGACGCTCATACGTACATTTAGTGGATTAGTCGACTTCAGTGCTTGAGGCAATAACTCTTCAGGCACTGATTGATAAGCGACCGGCCGTAGCCAACGTTTAATCGCCTCTGCGCCGACAGAAGTACTCGCGGGCATAGTCGAAGCAGGGTAAGGGCCGCCGTGTACCATGGCATAACTGACTTCGACACCCGTTGGCCAACCATTAAACACGATACGACCTGCGACTTCTTCTAACTCAGACAATAGTTGAGCTGCGACCGGATGATCGTTGGGTTCTGCTTGTATGGTCGCGGTAAGGCTACCTGCTAAGTTTTGGCTAAGTTCAAGCATATCTTGGTCGTCTTCACACAAAACGACAATGGATTGGGGGCCAAAAATCTCTTCTTGCCACTGAGGATTTGA
This window encodes:
- a CDS encoding response regulator, with the protein product MENKQILVVDDNLELREALSDYLGRAGFDVIGAENGQAMWHLLQSNQPDLIILDIMMPGEDGFTLCQKLRRDSQIPIIMLTAVTEEADRVAGLEMGADDYITKSFSPRELLARIKTILRRSQHTAEAKLTRKVIFNEWQLDTVTRQLTHLDNKHVKQLSGADLSLLGLFINNAQAILSRDDIAREIWGRDADPFERGIDVQISRLRHHLEDKDRSLILTVRNKGYMLTTDVHYEN
- the ptsG gene encoding glucose-specific PTS transporter subunit IIBC, with protein sequence MFGSLFGQLQKIGRSLMLPVAVLPVAGLMLGIGNAGFAFIPESLSKIMLAAGDGVFGNMQLMFAVGVALGLSKGNDGAAALAGLVGLIIMNASLGIVTGLRGFETDATIMGVSTLQTGVFGGVIIGAVAALMYNRFYNIRLPEYLGFFAGKRFVPIVTGLSAIVVGAFLAFAWPPVGQMLDAFSHWAAYQNPVLAWAVYGAGERSLLPVGLHHIWNAPFFFEVGSYIDPETGKEITGELTRFFAGDKTAGYLSGGFMYSMWALPAAALAIYNCATPERKKIVGGLMMSAALTSWLTGITEPIEFTFLFVAPVLYIIHIFLTGIAFAITAFLEIKHSTDFAHGAIQFFLYYPMSTNAWMFIIIGPIWACLYYGLFRFLIVKLDLKTPGRETEIAEVKIAGQPDEIAVDVIAALGGKANIKSVDACITRLRVSVKDIANVDIEKLKQLGAHDVLVIGDSLQAIFGTQSDTIKSEIHGVLATS